A single region of the Rathayibacter rathayi genome encodes:
- a CDS encoding replication initiator, which translates to MTSTGTSGLPSDDVLAAIRSHICARPYEVEPGRFIRCQSRRTAVCPSCAGLYRGDWQRIARSGIYDADGHPLPLYKYFFITLSAPSFGSVHLVPKWERDAGKRCKCGQTHGHDDVHLRGLPIDPDSYRYEDQVRWHGALGRLWKSAAAAMRRLCPDAEYYAVRELQHRMALHLHIVLRVPVGAAVDAETMGHAARMATATHPVTGEVVEWGKRGVQDREIRARVTESDDVTPDMSRAAARIVSYVSKCLAYSTKDITPGERDETATPERVEFVKRMRQAARIGVRCVDCPPGGPSDCPRRAHDNLGYGGHVVTVSRPTEQREGWSLSHLTRKRLREERAAWMEANRPADVGGGLSDGDVRLAEWLAEQAARRAREAWSAKQHARAP; encoded by the coding sequence ATGACCTCCACGGGCACATCTGGCCTACCGTCCGATGATGTCCTCGCCGCGATCCGCTCGCACATCTGCGCTCGTCCGTACGAGGTCGAGCCTGGCCGGTTCATTCGGTGTCAGTCTCGCCGTACAGCGGTGTGTCCGTCGTGCGCTGGTCTATATCGTGGCGATTGGCAGCGCATCGCACGGTCGGGCATCTACGACGCCGACGGGCACCCGCTCCCGTTGTACAAGTACTTCTTCATCACGCTGTCCGCTCCATCGTTCGGCTCGGTGCATCTGGTGCCGAAATGGGAGCGCGATGCGGGCAAGCGTTGCAAGTGCGGGCAGACTCATGGGCACGATGACGTGCACCTACGCGGGCTGCCGATTGATCCGGATTCGTACCGGTATGAGGATCAGGTGCGGTGGCACGGGGCGCTCGGGCGGCTGTGGAAGTCGGCGGCTGCGGCGATGCGGCGGCTCTGCCCGGATGCGGAGTATTACGCCGTACGAGAGTTACAACACCGCATGGCGCTGCACCTCCACATCGTCTTGAGAGTTCCTGTGGGGGCAGCCGTCGATGCCGAGACGATGGGACACGCTGCGCGTATGGCGACAGCGACGCATCCCGTTACGGGCGAGGTTGTCGAGTGGGGCAAGCGGGGTGTGCAGGATCGAGAGATTCGGGCGCGAGTCACGGAGTCGGATGACGTGACGCCGGACATGTCGCGGGCTGCTGCACGCATCGTCTCGTACGTTTCGAAGTGCCTTGCGTATTCGACCAAGGACATCACGCCGGGGGAACGTGACGAAACGGCGACGCCTGAGCGGGTCGAGTTCGTCAAGCGGATGCGACAGGCCGCGCGGATCGGTGTGCGTTGCGTGGACTGCCCTCCTGGCGGGCCATCGGATTGCCCTCGACGGGCGCATGACAACCTCGGATATGGCGGCCACGTCGTGACGGTTTCGCGTCCGACTGAGCAGCGCGAGGGATGGAGCCTGTCGCACCTAACGCGGAAGCGATTGAGGGAGGAACGCGCGGCCTGGATGGAGGCGAATCGGCCTGCTGACGTCGGCGGCGGATTGAGTGACGGTGATGTGAGGTTGGCGGAGTGGCTGGCTGAGCAAGCGGCGCGGCGTGCTCGTGAGGCTTGGAGCGCGAAGCAGCACGCGCGGGCACCGTAA
- the folP gene encoding dihydropteroate synthase encodes MIVRHIGGREFDFERQVAVMAVVNRTPDSFYDKGSTFALDSAIQAAVRAAESGADWVDIGGVPFGRGPAVSLQEELDRVVPVVAGIAERSDVVVSVDTTRAEVARSSIAAGAGVVNDTSGLHDPGMLDVVVSSSAQLVITHSVGAPRSEPERPEYNDVVATVVDYLRSRVELALAGGVPAERIIVDPGHDLNKNTLHTLELTRRLGEVAALGLPVLAAVSNKDFIGEVLDRPQGERLEGSLAAAVICILHGARIIRMHDVRQAVDAVRLTEAVLGWRAPAFLRHNMGPAA; translated from the coding sequence GTGATAGTGCGGCACATCGGCGGACGAGAGTTCGATTTCGAGCGGCAGGTCGCCGTCATGGCGGTCGTGAACCGCACCCCCGACTCCTTTTACGACAAGGGCTCCACTTTCGCCCTGGACAGCGCGATCCAAGCGGCGGTGCGCGCCGCGGAGTCCGGCGCCGACTGGGTCGACATCGGTGGGGTGCCCTTCGGCCGCGGCCCGGCCGTCTCGCTGCAGGAGGAGCTCGACCGGGTCGTCCCGGTCGTAGCGGGTATCGCCGAGCGGAGCGACGTGGTGGTCTCGGTCGACACCACGCGCGCCGAGGTCGCCCGCTCGAGCATCGCAGCGGGGGCCGGCGTGGTCAACGACACGAGCGGGTTGCACGATCCGGGGATGCTCGATGTCGTCGTGTCCTCCTCCGCCCAGCTCGTGATCACCCACAGCGTGGGCGCCCCTCGCAGCGAGCCCGAGCGGCCCGAGTACAACGATGTGGTGGCGACGGTCGTCGACTATCTGCGCAGCCGCGTTGAGCTCGCACTCGCCGGTGGAGTGCCGGCCGAGCGGATCATTGTCGACCCGGGCCACGACCTCAACAAGAACACCCTGCACACCCTCGAACTCACTCGACGGCTGGGCGAGGTGGCCGCGCTGGGCTTGCCGGTCCTCGCGGCGGTCTCGAATAAGGACTTCATCGGCGAGGTGCTGGACCGGCCGCAGGGGGAGCGGCTTGAGGGCTCGCTCGCTGCGGCGGTGATCTGCATCCTCCACGGCGCGCGGATCATCCGGATGCACGACGTCCGCCAGGCGGTGGACGCGGTGCGGCTGACGGAGGCGGTACTGGGCTGGCGTGCGCCCGCCTTCCTCCGCCACAATATGGGGCCGGCCGCGTGA
- a CDS encoding tyrosine-type recombinase/integrase has product MAFVRKTDAGRWRGIAKRGRVVLGSRTFDLRRDAIAWAERTEAQAVGGVDLRAGKVLIRDLLPEWLEHRRATVTPQAAATDGQLIRLMSPSLGARAVASVLPVDVERWYVYLRQHQHQSDGSMKRYRGSLSAFFAWCIAEGRTAQNPVTASRLPAPVGPPSEMRPLSEADLFDVVEKVRARCEHCADLVTVLAWTGARFGEARELRVKDVSEQPTPSLRVARSRSEGEPVKSTKGRRVRRVPLAEPAWAIVRELMRLKRPDDLLLTGEHGGQLWRSQFLRSSGFTEASGGRRIHDLRHTFATLALARGVDLATVSKWLGHGSVSITDRYMHYLGTQADMAGLALLNSGGGAPGVRVDESEAGL; this is encoded by the coding sequence ATGGCATTCGTTCGTAAGACGGATGCGGGCCGCTGGCGGGGTATCGCCAAGCGAGGTCGGGTGGTGCTGGGATCGCGCACTTTCGATCTGCGCCGCGACGCAATCGCGTGGGCCGAACGTACGGAGGCGCAAGCGGTCGGCGGTGTCGACCTGCGGGCTGGGAAGGTGCTGATACGCGATCTGCTGCCGGAATGGCTGGAGCATCGTCGGGCGACGGTGACGCCACAGGCTGCGGCGACGGACGGTCAGTTGATTCGGCTCATGTCGCCGTCGCTGGGGGCGCGTGCTGTGGCCTCGGTGCTACCGGTCGATGTCGAACGTTGGTACGTCTACCTGCGTCAGCATCAGCATCAGTCGGACGGGTCGATGAAGCGCTATCGCGGGTCGCTGTCGGCGTTCTTCGCGTGGTGCATCGCTGAGGGTCGCACGGCACAGAATCCGGTGACCGCATCACGGCTTCCCGCGCCAGTCGGCCCGCCGTCCGAGATGCGTCCGCTCTCTGAGGCTGATTTGTTCGATGTAGTGGAGAAGGTGCGCGCACGCTGCGAGCATTGCGCTGACCTCGTGACGGTTCTCGCCTGGACCGGAGCAAGATTTGGGGAGGCCCGCGAGCTTAGAGTGAAGGACGTCAGCGAGCAGCCCACGCCGTCGCTACGGGTCGCGCGGAGCCGGTCAGAGGGCGAGCCGGTCAAGAGCACGAAGGGCCGTCGAGTTCGACGTGTGCCGCTCGCCGAACCAGCCTGGGCGATCGTTCGCGAACTCATGCGCTTGAAGCGTCCGGATGACTTGTTGCTGACGGGTGAGCACGGCGGGCAACTTTGGCGGTCGCAGTTCCTGCGTTCGTCGGGCTTCACGGAGGCCTCGGGCGGGCGTCGAATTCACGATCTACGGCACACGTTCGCCACGCTGGCTCTGGCTCGTGGTGTCGATCTAGCGACGGTCTCCAAGTGGCTCGGACACGGGTCGGTGTCGATCACGGATCGGTACATGCACTACCTCGGCACCCAAGCTGATATGGCTGGCCTGGCGCTGCTGAATAGCGGCGGGGGTGCGCCGGGGGTGCGCGTCGATGAGAGCGAGGCGGGGCTATGA
- a CDS encoding FAD-binding oxidoreductase produces the protein MHDLEILRLLRVALGDMVVTEGPEFDGVHTDKSGYAAQGRALALVTARSIADVQAALRFATQYRIPVVPRGAGTGLAAGGVASEGALVLSTAAMDRILEVSLEDELAVVEPGVINQALSDVVAPHGLVFSPDPASKAISSIGGNIATNAGGLLCAKYGVTREAVLGLAVVLADGRLLRTGRRSVKGVTGYDLTALLTGSEGTLGVIVEATVRLRPIPSGGMVTVGAYFPSVVAAAAASAAITAARLRPAVMELMDEAALAAIARYTGAALNRGAAYLLVQADGGAAAEESQRILEIITASGGVAEATEDPAEGEALLAVRRAFHPALEAEGRVVIEDVCVPRSALSAMFAAIRGIEQRTGLDIPTVAHAGDGNLHPNFVLPAGNDPVSEEVWAAAAELFRTALSLGGTLTGEHGVGLLKRRWLAQELGEDSMALQRGIKEVFDPLGIMNPGKVL, from the coding sequence ATGCACGATCTCGAGATCCTCCGGCTGTTGCGAGTCGCGCTCGGGGACATGGTGGTGACCGAGGGGCCGGAGTTCGACGGAGTGCACACCGACAAATCGGGCTACGCCGCACAGGGGCGCGCGCTTGCGCTCGTCACGGCACGCAGCATCGCCGATGTCCAGGCGGCCCTGCGCTTCGCGACGCAGTACCGGATCCCGGTAGTGCCGCGTGGGGCGGGGACGGGGCTGGCTGCCGGGGGAGTCGCGAGCGAGGGGGCCCTCGTGCTCTCGACCGCCGCGATGGACCGGATCCTCGAAGTGTCGCTCGAGGACGAGCTGGCGGTCGTCGAGCCCGGCGTGATCAACCAGGCGCTCTCGGACGTCGTGGCGCCGCACGGACTGGTGTTCTCGCCCGATCCCGCGAGCAAGGCGATCTCGAGTATCGGCGGCAACATCGCGACCAACGCGGGCGGACTGCTGTGCGCCAAGTACGGCGTGACCCGGGAGGCGGTGCTCGGCCTGGCCGTCGTGCTCGCCGACGGCCGCCTCCTCCGCACCGGCCGACGCAGCGTGAAGGGTGTCACCGGTTACGACCTCACCGCGCTGCTGACGGGCTCGGAGGGGACCCTGGGCGTGATCGTGGAGGCGACAGTGAGGCTGCGGCCGATCCCGAGCGGCGGCATGGTGACCGTCGGCGCGTACTTCCCGAGCGTGGTCGCCGCAGCCGCCGCCTCCGCCGCGATCACTGCCGCACGGCTCCGACCCGCGGTGATGGAGCTGATGGACGAGGCGGCGCTCGCTGCGATCGCGCGCTACACAGGTGCAGCGCTGAACCGCGGGGCGGCCTACCTGCTCGTGCAGGCGGACGGCGGCGCAGCGGCGGAGGAGTCGCAGCGGATCCTCGAGATCATCACCGCGTCCGGAGGCGTCGCTGAGGCGACCGAGGATCCGGCCGAGGGCGAGGCGCTGCTGGCCGTCCGCCGAGCCTTCCACCCGGCGCTCGAGGCCGAGGGCCGGGTGGTGATCGAGGACGTCTGCGTCCCCCGCTCCGCGCTATCGGCGATGTTCGCGGCGATCCGAGGCATCGAACAGCGCACGGGGCTCGACATCCCCACGGTCGCGCACGCGGGAGACGGGAACCTGCACCCGAACTTCGTGCTGCCCGCGGGCAACGACCCGGTGAGCGAGGAGGTGTGGGCGGCGGCGGCGGAACTCTTCCGCACCGCCCTGTCCCTGGGCGGGACGCTCACGGGCGAGCACGGCGTGGGTCTGCTCAAGCGGCGTTGGCTGGCGCAGGAGCTGGGCGAGGACTCGATGGCTCTCCAGCGAGGCATCAAGGAGGTGTTCGACCCGCTGGGGATCATGAATCCGGGGAAGGTGCTCTGA
- a CDS encoding glycosyltransferase family 2 protein has translation MKIFAAMTVKDEADIVEDVIRAALSWADLVLVMDNGSTDGTWETLERLAASEERVVLWGRFLGRFRDSLRQQIFADFRHLSAPGDWWCRLDADEFYLDDPRRFLEGLPSRVDHVFSASFQFFLTEEDLARERESGPDHSAMSWYLCNHSEIRFVQHRPRTLWPQHTVWPLGLAHPATTRIRLRHYQYRTAQQVEGRLAVRAASGPDAVLFGHEKGSAEQWYRRRGLTPPADPELQAARIVRSSELQNSPVFDPTATYPDPPRRRSRQRALAENVITVAEAVSAPFLRRLGD, from the coding sequence ATGAAGATCTTCGCCGCGATGACGGTCAAAGACGAAGCAGACATCGTCGAGGACGTGATCCGTGCCGCGCTGTCCTGGGCGGATCTGGTCCTGGTGATGGACAACGGCAGCACCGACGGGACGTGGGAGACGCTGGAGCGGCTCGCCGCCTCCGAGGAGCGCGTGGTGCTCTGGGGCCGCTTCCTCGGGCGGTTCCGAGACTCGCTCCGCCAGCAGATCTTCGCCGACTTCCGGCACCTCTCGGCACCGGGCGACTGGTGGTGCCGTCTCGACGCCGACGAGTTCTACCTCGACGACCCGAGGCGGTTCCTCGAGGGCCTGCCCTCCCGCGTCGACCACGTCTTCAGCGCATCGTTCCAGTTCTTTCTCACCGAGGAGGATCTCGCCCGCGAGCGGGAGAGCGGACCGGACCACTCCGCGATGTCCTGGTACCTCTGCAACCACTCCGAGATTCGCTTCGTGCAGCACCGCCCACGCACGCTCTGGCCGCAGCACACCGTGTGGCCGCTCGGACTCGCGCATCCCGCGACCACGCGGATCCGGCTGCGGCACTACCAATACCGGACGGCTCAGCAGGTCGAAGGGCGTCTGGCAGTGCGGGCGGCGAGCGGCCCCGACGCCGTGCTCTTCGGGCACGAGAAGGGCTCGGCCGAGCAGTGGTACCGGCGGCGCGGCCTCACCCCGCCGGCCGACCCGGAGCTCCAGGCCGCCCGGATAGTCCGTTCCTCCGAGCTGCAGAACTCCCCCGTCTTCGACCCGACGGCCACCTATCCCGATCCGCCCCGACGCCGATCACGGCAGCGGGCACTGGCCGAGAACGTGATTACGGTGGCCGAGGCGGTCTCGGCCCCGTTCCTGCGCCGCCTGGGCGACTGA
- a CDS encoding helix-turn-helix transcriptional regulator, which yields MTDHTASSDDRLFISERDLAAHLGCHPSTLTRLAQQGKLPVQPVYVGHRRVYPRAAVEKLAGVA from the coding sequence ATGACTGATCACACGGCCTCGTCAGATGACCGGTTGTTTATTTCTGAGCGCGATCTCGCGGCGCATTTGGGGTGCCACCCTAGTACCCTCACGAGGCTTGCTCAGCAAGGCAAGCTCCCGGTGCAGCCGGTCTATGTCGGGCATCGCCGCGTGTACCCCCGCGCGGCAGTTGAGAAGCTGGCGGGGGTGGCGTGA
- a CDS encoding FtsK/SpoIIIE domain-containing protein: protein MSALLRSWGWWLTKGVGRSLLAFGYTAAYVVIVVASLMQARTSVAALLLAIVLLAAGVAALIWFPRFAPGVGDWRRWLRARATRRAAVQGYRHAVGMRLIPALSDDDYEWARRRPVKRLPSARFRVMPDWVVLTVAQTQAATTDELVKRAESYAPVVAAPADWVTVQRQTDAVVRIVWRRAAPVDQLAESIPFQVGPASADPIAPVLVGRTDAGAEYRVNVFDRQTLVLGASGAGKGSWLWSTVLALTPHIKAGTVEVWGADLKGGVELSAALPMFARTATTFEQAAEMIAALRAEVDRRLEHMLSVGSRKHVPTPEQPARLMIFDEFASLVYSAPSSKEKAAVEADIKSITSRGRAARVCLLAFGQDPRADSLLARPLFTNVVGLRFRTADDTKLAIGPAAYDAGAKCELIPQSTPGVGYAMDEESGTVQRVRAFWVSDEVLAEASADMERFAALREGAAS from the coding sequence ATGAGCGCCCTGCTGAGGTCGTGGGGTTGGTGGCTAACGAAGGGCGTCGGGCGCTCCCTTCTCGCGTTCGGGTACACCGCCGCCTATGTTGTCATCGTCGTCGCATCGCTCATGCAGGCGCGCACGAGCGTGGCGGCACTGCTGCTCGCGATTGTGTTGCTGGCTGCGGGTGTGGCTGCCCTGATTTGGTTTCCGAGGTTCGCACCAGGGGTTGGTGATTGGCGGCGCTGGCTTAGAGCGCGGGCTACTCGTCGTGCAGCGGTGCAGGGCTACCGGCATGCCGTGGGGATGCGACTGATCCCGGCGCTGTCGGATGACGACTACGAGTGGGCGAGGCGGAGGCCGGTGAAGCGGCTGCCTTCGGCGCGTTTCCGTGTGATGCCGGATTGGGTCGTGCTCACGGTGGCGCAGACTCAGGCCGCGACGACGGATGAGTTGGTCAAGCGCGCTGAGTCGTATGCTCCGGTGGTGGCGGCGCCTGCTGATTGGGTGACGGTGCAACGACAGACCGATGCCGTGGTGCGGATCGTATGGCGTCGCGCTGCCCCGGTCGATCAGCTTGCTGAGAGCATCCCGTTCCAGGTGGGGCCGGCGTCGGCTGATCCGATTGCGCCAGTGCTGGTGGGGCGCACGGACGCCGGCGCTGAGTACCGGGTCAACGTGTTCGACCGTCAGACTCTGGTACTTGGGGCGTCCGGTGCCGGAAAGGGTTCGTGGCTATGGTCTACCGTCCTTGCGCTGACGCCGCATATCAAGGCTGGGACTGTCGAAGTCTGGGGAGCCGATTTGAAGGGCGGCGTGGAGCTGTCAGCCGCGTTGCCGATGTTCGCACGTACGGCGACCACGTTCGAGCAGGCAGCGGAGATGATCGCCGCGCTGCGTGCCGAGGTGGATCGGCGGCTCGAGCACATGTTGTCAGTCGGTTCACGTAAGCATGTGCCGACGCCGGAACAGCCCGCCCGGCTGATGATCTTCGACGAGTTCGCTTCGCTGGTCTATAGCGCTCCGAGTAGCAAGGAGAAGGCTGCGGTTGAAGCTGATATCAAGTCGATCACCTCGCGCGGACGAGCAGCCCGGGTCTGTTTGCTCGCGTTCGGCCAGGATCCTCGTGCTGACTCACTACTGGCACGTCCGCTGTTCACGAACGTCGTAGGCCTTCGGTTCCGGACTGCCGATGATACGAAGCTGGCGATTGGTCCGGCTGCGTATGATGCGGGGGCCAAGTGCGAGTTGATCCCGCAGTCCACGCCTGGCGTCGGGTACGCGATGGATGAGGAGTCGGGGACGGTGCAGCGCGTGCGGGCGTTCTGGGTGTCGGATGAGGTGCTTGCTGAGGCCTCGGCAGACATGGAGCGGTTCGCGGCCCTGCGGGAAGGGGCGGCATCATGA
- a CDS encoding pyrimidine reductase family protein produces the protein MSTRIDGLVPTGRDLSDEALLALYANGTGAEWLRVNFVASIDGAVTRGGVSGDLGGEADLRVFDLLRRLADVVLVAAGTVRIEGYGPMLLADEAVRARRSAGLAPHPVFAIVSGSLELDPGSRIFTEAPVRPVVVTIGSAPVRRRAELAEVSDVLICGEERLDVRRMRAQLAERGLGRIHCEGGPSLLGALLAEDAVDELCLTVSPTLEAGDSGRLVSGDVPGPRPQHLAHVLSAGDTLLLRYLRWR, from the coding sequence GTGAGCACACGCATCGACGGACTCGTGCCCACGGGTCGCGACCTCTCGGACGAGGCCCTGCTGGCCCTGTACGCGAACGGGACGGGCGCGGAGTGGCTCCGGGTCAATTTCGTCGCGAGTATCGATGGAGCGGTCACCCGCGGCGGAGTCTCCGGTGATCTCGGCGGCGAGGCGGACCTGCGCGTCTTCGACCTCCTCCGTCGGCTCGCCGACGTCGTGCTCGTCGCGGCGGGCACGGTGCGGATCGAGGGTTACGGGCCGATGCTCCTCGCCGACGAAGCGGTCCGCGCTCGGCGGAGCGCCGGGCTGGCGCCGCACCCGGTCTTCGCGATCGTCTCGGGTTCGCTCGAGCTCGACCCCGGCTCGCGCATCTTCACCGAGGCGCCGGTGCGCCCCGTGGTGGTGACAATCGGATCCGCCCCGGTGCGCCGCCGAGCAGAGCTCGCTGAGGTGAGCGACGTGCTGATCTGCGGCGAGGAGCGGCTCGACGTGCGGCGGATGCGGGCGCAGCTCGCCGAGCGCGGACTGGGCCGGATCCACTGCGAGGGCGGCCCGTCATTGCTGGGCGCCCTCCTCGCCGAGGACGCCGTCGATGAGCTCTGCCTCACCGTCAGCCCGACGCTCGAGGCGGGGGACTCTGGGCGACTCGTGAGCGGGGACGTCCCCGGACCACGCCCGCAGCACCTGGCGCATGTGCTCAGCGCCGGCGACACGCTGCTGCTGCGCTATCTGCGGTGGCGCTGA
- a CDS encoding bifunctional phosphatase PAP2/diacylglycerol kinase family protein, with translation MALRGTRPPSVLLRRLVTVPRVVRRADARAARRLNARRSSPLIDGALVGLSRSADHGLLWVGVGVLLLLAGRPREALRGTASLAAASALANAVGKRLFGGDRPLLVDVPVGRRLATVPTSASFPSGHAASAAAFAAGVALESPRVGAIVAPLAAGVAFSRLHVGVHWLSDVLGGAVLGAAVAVLGRLVLPAEPRHVPVSERSLRPPVDRSPLGDGATLLVVLNPSAGRDSHRSDPEPLIRGRFPKARVHRLADGEDLAEVVHAARATQAPPTVLGIYGGDGTVSVGAALARAEGMTLLVLPGGTMNHFAKALGLLTVQDALDAATIGERRDVDVAEVVADGGDPVTVLNTVSIGVYPEFVAARETREKRIGKSLAAVIAAFSVVRRTDPFELRRDGRTQLVWSYFVGVNQEHPRTAAPLARRRLDDGHLDVRILHAGRTPRTRGAFSLLLGRTATPVLGRVPGWRSPVVESFSTPEIAVGARRPAGDDPEWAHDGETECFDGSRDGFDEAVVRIVPLGLRVYATADGGRTARP, from the coding sequence ATGGCCCTGCGTGGAACCCGACCCCCATCCGTCCTGCTCCGCCGGCTCGTCACGGTTCCGCGCGTCGTGCGCCGGGCGGATGCACGCGCGGCTCGCCGTCTGAACGCGCGGCGCTCCTCGCCCCTGATCGACGGTGCCCTCGTCGGGCTCTCCCGCTCCGCCGACCACGGCCTGCTCTGGGTCGGCGTGGGTGTGCTGCTCCTGCTGGCCGGTCGCCCGCGCGAGGCTCTGCGCGGGACCGCGTCGCTGGCCGCTGCCAGTGCTCTCGCGAACGCGGTCGGCAAGCGGCTCTTTGGTGGCGATCGACCCCTCCTCGTCGACGTCCCGGTCGGTCGGCGTCTGGCGACGGTGCCGACCTCGGCGTCCTTCCCCTCGGGTCATGCGGCGAGCGCCGCCGCCTTCGCCGCGGGAGTGGCGCTCGAGTCGCCGCGGGTGGGTGCGATCGTCGCTCCGCTCGCCGCCGGGGTTGCGTTCTCGCGCCTGCATGTGGGAGTCCACTGGCTCTCGGACGTGCTCGGCGGCGCGGTGCTCGGCGCTGCGGTCGCGGTCCTCGGCAGGCTCGTCCTGCCCGCCGAGCCGCGCCATGTCCCGGTCTCGGAGCGCTCGCTGCGGCCTCCGGTGGACCGCAGCCCACTCGGCGACGGCGCGACGCTGCTCGTGGTGCTCAACCCCAGCGCGGGACGCGACTCGCACCGGTCCGACCCTGAGCCGCTGATCCGCGGACGTTTTCCGAAGGCGCGAGTGCACCGGCTCGCCGATGGCGAGGATCTCGCCGAGGTGGTGCACGCGGCCCGCGCCACACAGGCTCCGCCGACGGTGCTCGGGATCTACGGCGGAGACGGCACCGTGTCGGTCGGCGCAGCGCTCGCCCGTGCCGAAGGGATGACTCTGCTCGTGCTGCCGGGCGGAACGATGAACCACTTCGCGAAGGCGCTGGGGCTGCTCACTGTTCAGGACGCTCTGGACGCGGCGACGATCGGCGAGCGCCGGGACGTCGATGTGGCCGAGGTCGTCGCCGACGGGGGAGACCCGGTGACGGTGTTGAACACCGTCTCGATCGGTGTCTACCCCGAGTTCGTCGCGGCCAGGGAGACGCGCGAGAAGCGGATCGGCAAATCGCTCGCCGCAGTGATCGCGGCCTTCTCCGTCGTCCGACGTACCGACCCGTTCGAGCTTCGGCGCGATGGACGCACGCAGCTGGTCTGGTCATACTTCGTCGGCGTGAACCAGGAGCACCCTCGCACGGCTGCTCCGTTGGCACGGCGACGGCTCGACGACGGCCACCTCGATGTGCGCATCCTGCACGCGGGACGGACTCCGCGTACTCGCGGCGCGTTCTCGCTCCTGCTCGGCCGCACGGCCACTCCAGTGCTCGGGCGCGTGCCCGGCTGGCGGTCGCCGGTGGTGGAGTCGTTCTCTACGCCGGAGATCGCTGTCGGGGCGCGCAGGCCCGCGGGGGACGACCCGGAGTGGGCGCACGACGGCGAGACGGAGTGCTTCGACGGGTCCCGAGACGGCTTCGACGAGGCCGTGGTGCGGATCGTCCCGCTCGGCCTGCGCGTGTACGCGACGGCGGACGGAGGGCGCACCGCGCGGCCGTGA